The nucleotide window GGTGGCGGTGCCCAGCAGCAGGCCGTCGTGGGTCTCGAAGCAGAGGTCGCCCCCGGCGGTGCGGCGGATGTCGAACTCGCCGTCGTGGTGCCGGTTGTGGTGGTATTCGCACAGCGAGAGGAGGTTCCACAGCCTCGTCGGACCTCCGTCGATCCGGTGGTGGATGTGGTGGGC belongs to Candidatus Dormiibacterota bacterium and includes:
- a CDS encoding HNH endonuclease signature motif containing protein is translated as AHHIHHRIDGGPTRLWNLLSLCEYHHNRHHDGEFDIRRTAGGDLCFETHDGLLLGTATGGCWRRPRRRAGP